In the genome of Rhodoferax fermentans, one region contains:
- a CDS encoding ABC transporter ATP-binding protein yields the protein MLQIQNLSAGYGKSRVLQDVSLQVGPGELVALLGRNGSGRSTLAKAIMGLVPAQGRVVWRGQQLLGRTTFEIARAGLGYVPESRDVFPDLTVTQNLLLGQKPGHAASRWSMNDMFALFPQLQQRAHVKAGVLSGGEQQMLTLCRTLMGNPELILIDEPTEGLAPQLVAQVATFLGTLKARGVSVLLIEQKLSIALQVSNRCLVMGQGRVVFEGSPATLLANEVVCREWLAL from the coding sequence ATGCTGCAGATCCAGAACCTGAGCGCCGGTTACGGCAAAAGCCGAGTCCTGCAGGATGTGTCCCTGCAGGTGGGGCCGGGCGAGCTGGTGGCGCTGCTCGGGCGCAATGGTTCGGGCCGCTCGACCCTGGCCAAGGCCATCATGGGCCTGGTGCCCGCCCAAGGCCGTGTGGTGTGGCGTGGCCAGCAGCTGCTGGGTCGCACCACTTTTGAGATTGCCCGCGCCGGGCTGGGGTATGTGCCCGAGAGCCGTGATGTGTTCCCAGACCTGACGGTCACCCAAAACCTGCTGCTGGGCCAGAAACCGGGGCACGCGGCCAGCCGCTGGTCCATGAACGACATGTTTGCGCTGTTCCCGCAGCTGCAGCAGCGTGCCCATGTCAAGGCCGGTGTCTTGTCGGGGGGTGAGCAGCAGATGCTGACCCTGTGCCGCACGCTCATGGGCAACCCCGAGCTGATCCTGATCGACGAACCCACCGAGGGCCTGGCGCCGCAGCTGGTGGCGCAGGTGGCCACCTTCCTGGGGACCCTCAAAGCGCGCGGGGTGTCGGTGCTGCTGATCGAGCAAAAACTCAGCATCGCGCTGCAGGTGTCCAACCGCTGCCTGGTCATGGGTCAGGGTCGGGTGGTGTTTGAGGGCAGCCCCGCCACGCTGCTGGCCAACGAGGTCGTGTGCCGGGAGTGGCTCGCGCTGTGA
- a CDS encoding Dabb family protein, whose protein sequence is MLTHIVFWKLKDHAEGADKATNLARAKALLESCAELVPGTHRFEVATAQPGHECTYDLVLYSQFEDAQALAAYQNHPDHVAIKPFIGAIRLERQCMDYTYPAP, encoded by the coding sequence ATGCTGACACACATCGTTTTCTGGAAACTCAAGGACCACGCCGAGGGCGCGGACAAGGCCACCAACCTGGCGCGCGCCAAGGCGCTGCTCGAATCCTGCGCCGAACTGGTGCCTGGCACCCACCGCTTTGAAGTGGCCACGGCCCAGCCGGGCCATGAATGCACCTATGACCTGGTGCTGTATTCGCAGTTTGAAGACGCCCAGGCGCTGGCGGCCTACCAGAACCACCCGGATCACGTGGCCATCAAGCCCTTCATCGGCGCCATCCGCCTGGAGCGCCAGTGTATGGACTACACCTACCCTGCACCATGA
- a CDS encoding ABC transporter ATP-binding protein, with translation MNSQPSPPAGAALALAGLNKSFGPAQIIRDLSLTVAAGERVAIIGPNGAGKSTLFDLISGRSAPSSGQIWLAGQRIDGKKPFEINRLGLARSFQISQLFPTLSVFDNLRCAMLWRQGLGYNFWRSLASLTDTNTRTQNLMQQLQLESVAHLPAQQLSYAQQRALELGLTLASDAPVLLLDEPTAGMSRSETSQFMALIDTLTRGKTLLMVEHDMSVVFGLATKIAVLVQGQLLAFDSPEAVRNNPLVQQAYLGAVLSTAESAVALTPTLSQMGRGGEQSLRDVTSKA, from the coding sequence ATGAACTCACAGCCGTCTCCCCCTGCTGGTGCCGCGCTGGCCTTGGCTGGCCTGAACAAATCTTTTGGCCCGGCCCAGATCATCCGTGACCTGAGCCTGACGGTGGCTGCGGGTGAGCGGGTGGCCATCATCGGCCCCAATGGCGCGGGCAAGTCCACCCTGTTTGACCTGATCAGCGGCCGCAGCGCCCCCAGCAGCGGCCAGATCTGGCTGGCGGGCCAGCGTATCGACGGCAAAAAACCGTTTGAGATCAACCGCCTGGGCCTGGCGCGCAGCTTCCAGATCAGCCAGCTGTTTCCGACCCTGAGTGTGTTTGACAACCTGCGCTGCGCGATGTTGTGGCGTCAGGGCCTGGGTTACAACTTCTGGCGGTCTCTGGCCAGCTTGACCGACACCAATACCCGCACCCAGAACCTGATGCAGCAGCTGCAGCTTGAGAGCGTTGCCCACCTGCCAGCGCAACAGCTCAGTTACGCCCAGCAACGCGCGCTGGAGCTGGGTTTGACCCTGGCCAGCGATGCGCCGGTGTTGCTGCTGGATGAGCCCACGGCAGGCATGAGCCGTTCTGAGACCAGCCAGTTCATGGCGCTGATCGACACACTGACCCGTGGCAAAACGCTATTGATGGTAGAGCACGACATGTCCGTGGTCTTTGGGCTGGCGACCAAAATCGCTGTGCTGGTGCAGGGCCAGCTGCTGGCCTTTGACAGCCCTGAGGCGGTGCGGAACAACCCGCTGGTGCAGCAGGCTTACCTGGGCGCCGTGTTGTCCACAGCCGAGTCGGCGGTTGCCCTCACCCCGACCCTCTCCCAGATGGGGAGAGGGGGCGAGCAATCGCTTCGCGATGTCACGTCAAAGGCCTGA
- the msrB gene encoding peptide-methionine (R)-S-oxide reductase MsrB: MRFPIQKSDAEWQAQLADMGAEPGAFQVTRQAATERPFTGKYARHWADGSYHCICCGNKLFDADTKFDAHCGWPSFSLAVPGAITEITDRSHGMTRVETVCSQCGAHLGHVFDDGPAPTGLRYCMNSASLNFKAT; encoded by the coding sequence ATGCGCTTTCCCATCCAGAAAAGTGACGCCGAGTGGCAGGCCCAGCTGGCCGACATGGGCGCCGAACCCGGTGCTTTCCAGGTCACACGCCAGGCCGCCACCGAGCGCCCGTTCACCGGCAAATACGCGCGCCACTGGGCCGACGGCAGCTACCACTGCATCTGCTGCGGCAACAAGTTGTTTGATGCCGATACGAAGTTCGACGCGCATTGCGGCTGGCCCAGCTTTTCGCTGGCGGTGCCGGGTGCCATCACCGAGATCACCGACCGCAGCCACGGCATGACCCGGGTGGAAACCGTGTGCTCCCAATGTGGCGCCCACCTGGGCCATGTGTTTGACGACGGCCCGGCGCCCACCGGCCTGCGTTATTGCATGAACTCGGCTTCGTTAAACTTCAAGGCTACATGA
- a CDS encoding branched-chain amino acid ABC transporter permease, protein MAWLTLSLLNGISYGLLLFLLSSGLTLIWGLMGVLNFAHAAFYMLGAYLAYSLSGWLGFWWALLLAPLIVGLLGAGFESLGLRRVRAFGHMSELLISFGLSYILVELVQGLWGRSAVDYRVPPALDGPLLTLFDTQFPLYRAFIMGITLLVLGALALLVRTRVGLVIRAALTHPEMVQALGHNVPRVFTLVFGLGCALAGLAGVLGGNAFVTEPDMAQALGGVVFVVVVVGGLGSLRGALLASLGIGLLQTFAVALDVALLPSLKLSQLAPVLPYVVMVLTLVVRPNGLMGSAQRHASY, encoded by the coding sequence ATGGCTTGGTTGACCCTGTCTTTGTTGAACGGCATCAGCTACGGCCTGCTGCTGTTTTTGCTCAGCTCCGGGCTGACGCTGATCTGGGGCCTGATGGGTGTGCTCAACTTTGCCCACGCCGCCTTTTACATGCTGGGCGCCTACCTGGCCTACAGCCTGTCTGGCTGGCTGGGTTTCTGGTGGGCGCTGCTACTGGCGCCGCTGATCGTTGGCCTGCTGGGCGCGGGTTTTGAGTCTCTTGGTCTGCGCAGGGTGCGCGCCTTTGGCCACATGTCCGAGCTGTTGATCAGTTTTGGCCTGTCCTACATCCTGGTGGAGCTGGTGCAAGGCCTGTGGGGCCGCAGCGCGGTCGACTACCGGGTGCCGCCAGCGCTCGACGGGCCGCTGTTGACCCTGTTTGACACCCAGTTCCCCTTGTACCGCGCCTTCATCATGGGCATCACGCTCTTGGTGTTGGGTGCGCTGGCGCTGCTGGTGCGCACCCGCGTGGGGCTGGTGATCCGCGCCGCGCTGACACACCCCGAGATGGTGCAGGCCCTTGGGCACAACGTGCCACGGGTGTTCACACTCGTGTTTGGCCTGGGTTGTGCCCTGGCCGGGCTGGCCGGGGTGCTGGGGGGCAACGCCTTTGTCACCGAGCCCGACATGGCGCAGGCGCTGGGTGGCGTGGTATTTGTCGTGGTGGTGGTCGGTGGGCTGGGCTCCTTGCGCGGTGCCTTGCTGGCTTCGCTGGGGATCGGGCTGTTGCAGACCTTTGCCGTGGCGCTGGATGTGGCGCTGTTGCCCTCACTCAAGCTCAGCCAGCTGGCGCCGGTTTTGCCCTATGTGGTGATGGTGTTGACACTGGTGGTCCGGCCCAACGGTTTGATGGGGAGTGCCCAGCGCCATGCCAGTTACTGA
- a CDS encoding protein adenylyltransferase SelO, whose protein sequence is MNAPHPPKLPLRLPLNWDNQFHQLGAAFYTQIAPQPLPEPYWVGRSPSAAALLGLDAQALAAPELLQALSGNLPLSGSQPLASVYSGHQFGSWAGQLGDGRAILLGEANGWEIQLKGSGLTPYSRMGDGRAVLRSSIREFLCSEAMFGLGIPTTRALCVSGSDQPVARELLETAAVVTRLAPSFIRFGHFEHFASRRQHAELKTLADFVIDRFYPDCRSTPTLDGNVYASWLQAVVQRTAVMVAHWQAVGFCHGVMNTDNMSILGLTLDYGPFAFLDVFDPGHICNHSDPHGRYAFDQQPEIAHWNLYALANALLPLIGRPALAEQALDSFEPTFKRSYQQLMAAKLGLQAAEGDEQLPVLIRDTLAMLAQDRVDYSIFWRRLSHARVSGPFEPVRDLFIDRVGFDTWLLRYQELCAQSEKGPEANLMLKVNPKYVLRNYLGENAIEAARHKDFSGVANLLTLLLAPYDEHPAFEALAGLPPDWASQISISCSS, encoded by the coding sequence ATGAATGCGCCCCACCCGCCCAAGCTGCCCCTGCGTTTGCCCCTGAACTGGGACAACCAGTTTCACCAACTGGGCGCGGCTTTTTACACCCAGATTGCCCCCCAACCACTGCCCGAGCCGTATTGGGTCGGGCGCAGCCCCAGCGCCGCCGCGCTGCTGGGCCTGGACGCCCAGGCCCTGGCCGCGCCTGAGCTGTTGCAAGCGCTGTCAGGCAACCTGCCGTTGTCAGGCAGCCAGCCGCTGGCCAGCGTCTACAGCGGCCACCAGTTTGGCAGCTGGGCCGGGCAGTTGGGCGATGGCCGGGCGATTCTGCTCGGCGAAGCCAATGGCTGGGAAATCCAGCTCAAAGGCTCGGGCCTCACACCCTACTCCCGCATGGGGGATGGTCGGGCGGTGTTGCGCAGCAGCATCCGCGAGTTTTTGTGTTCCGAGGCGATGTTTGGGCTGGGTATTCCCACCACCCGGGCGCTGTGTGTGAGCGGATCGGACCAGCCGGTGGCGCGCGAGCTGCTGGAAACAGCGGCGGTGGTGACCCGGCTGGCACCCAGTTTCATCCGTTTTGGCCACTTTGAACACTTTGCCAGCCGCCGGCAACATGCCGAGTTAAAGACCCTGGCCGACTTTGTCATCGACCGCTTTTACCCGGACTGCCGCAGCACCCCCACGCTGGACGGCAACGTCTACGCGAGCTGGTTGCAGGCGGTGGTGCAACGCACGGCGGTGATGGTGGCGCACTGGCAGGCGGTGGGTTTTTGCCACGGCGTGATGAACACCGACAACATGAGCATCCTGGGCCTGACGCTGGACTACGGCCCGTTTGCCTTTCTGGATGTATTTGACCCGGGCCACATCTGCAACCACAGCGACCCGCATGGCCGTTATGCGTTTGACCAGCAACCCGAGATCGCCCACTGGAACCTGTATGCGCTGGCCAACGCACTGCTGCCGCTGATTGGCCGCCCCGCTCTGGCCGAACAAGCGCTGGACAGCTTTGAGCCCACCTTCAAGCGCAGCTACCAGCAGTTGATGGCAGCCAAACTCGGGCTCCAGGCCGCAGAGGGGGACGAGCAGCTGCCCGTCTTGATCCGCGACACGCTGGCCATGCTGGCGCAGGACCGGGTCGACTACAGCATCTTCTGGCGCCGCCTGAGCCATGCCCGGGTCAGTGGCCCCTTCGAGCCGGTGCGCGACCTGTTCATCGACCGGGTCGGCTTCGACACCTGGCTGCTACGGTATCAAGAGCTATGTGCCCAATCAGAAAAAGGACCAGAGGCCAATTTGATGCTCAAAGTCAACCCCAAGTATGTGCTGCGCAACTACCTCGGTGAAAACGCCATCGAGGCGGCGCGACACAAAGACTTCAGCGGCGTGGCCAACTTGCTGACGCTGCTGCTGGCGCCCTATGATGAACACCCCGCGTTTGAGGCGCTGGCTGGTTTGCCGCCCGACTGGGCCAGCCAGATCAGCATCAGCTGCAGTTCCTGA
- a CDS encoding DUF1345 domain-containing protein — translation MSEASNLSFSSVPYVLRVILARPVFWGAWLVGAVVAWIVPAAEVQAWVAKAILGWNAGAAVFLLGAAWQIFGKPRTSVRVLAVLQQDGRQIVLGLVAAAVLLCLGTVVAQLALARELPAAQRLAHTVLAGLTLASAWAVTQVSCALHYAQAFFYAQVQGSPAVLRWSEERVCDYRRFLGLAVALGTVGRSAQASISSPELARVLWVQRGLAVLFNLMLLVLLVNLASGLL, via the coding sequence ATGAGCGAAGCCTCGAACCTGTCGTTCAGCTCGGTGCCCTATGTGCTGCGGGTGATCCTGGCGCGCCCGGTGTTTTGGGGCGCCTGGCTGGTCGGTGCTGTGGTGGCCTGGATCGTGCCCGCAGCAGAGGTACAAGCCTGGGTGGCCAAGGCCATTTTGGGCTGGAACGCTGGCGCTGCGGTGTTTTTGCTGGGCGCTGCCTGGCAGATTTTTGGCAAACCTCGCACCAGTGTGCGGGTGCTGGCGGTGCTGCAGCAAGACGGCAGGCAGATCGTGCTGGGGTTGGTGGCGGCGGCGGTGCTGTTGTGCTTGGGCACGGTGGTGGCTCAGCTGGCACTGGCCCGGGAGCTGCCCGCAGCGCAGCGGCTGGCCCACACGGTGCTGGCCGGTCTGACGCTGGCCAGTGCCTGGGCGGTGACCCAGGTCAGTTGTGCGCTGCACTATGCGCAGGCCTTTTTTTATGCACAGGTGCAGGGCAGCCCGGCGGTGCTGCGTTGGTCCGAGGAGCGGGTGTGTGACTACCGGCGTTTTCTGGGCCTGGCGGTGGCGCTGGGCACCGTGGGCCGCAGCGCCCAGGCCAGCATCAGCAGCCCCGAGCTGGCGCGTGTGCTCTGGGTGCAGCGGGGGCTGGCGGTGTTGTTCAACCTGATGTTGTTGGTGTTGCTGGTCAACCTGGCCAGCGGGCTGTTGTAG
- a CDS encoding DUF1345 domain-containing protein translates to MANLPETPGGKSAYVLRVLRSRPRLWGCLAAGVFTAALIPQATVQPWVTRAIIGWNVGALVYLLLAAWMMFGSTHERMRSRAVSQDDGKFLVLLLVVGAALMCVWAIVAELSMVKELTGELRRSHVLLATVTLVSSWAFTQVAFALHYAHDFYVSVAQGAPGGLDFPGTHAPDYADFVYFAIVIGTSAQTADVSFTSRSMRRTGTLHCVLAFFFNTTLLALTINIASSLF, encoded by the coding sequence ATGGCCAATTTGCCAGAGACGCCAGGCGGTAAATCCGCCTATGTGTTGCGGGTGTTGCGCTCACGCCCGCGCTTGTGGGGCTGTCTGGCAGCGGGGGTGTTCACCGCCGCGTTGATTCCGCAGGCCACGGTGCAGCCCTGGGTGACACGCGCCATCATCGGCTGGAACGTGGGCGCGCTGGTGTACCTGTTGCTGGCGGCCTGGATGATGTTTGGGTCCACCCACGAGCGCATGCGCAGCCGTGCGGTGTCGCAGGATGATGGCAAGTTTCTGGTGTTGTTGCTGGTGGTGGGTGCGGCGTTGATGTGTGTCTGGGCCATCGTGGCCGAACTCTCGATGGTCAAGGAGCTCACCGGTGAGTTGCGGCGCAGCCATGTGTTGCTGGCCACCGTGACGCTGGTCAGCTCCTGGGCCTTCACCCAGGTGGCGTTTGCGCTGCACTACGCGCACGATTTTTATGTGTCGGTGGCCCAGGGTGCGCCGGGTGGGCTGGACTTTCCGGGCACCCACGCACCGGACTATGCCGACTTTGTGTACTTTGCCATCGTGATTGGCACCTCGGCACAAACAGCGGATGTGAGCTTCACCAGCCGCAGCATGCGCCGCACCGGCACCCTGCACTGTGTGCTGGCGTTTTTCTTCAACACCACGCTGCTGGCTTTGACGATCAACATCGCCTCAAGCCTGTTCTGA
- a CDS encoding phosphatase PAP2 family protein has translation MSETAFPIYWHVITRFGEVQTLLPAALWVCLALLRSQATRVLAYRWLFFLALVTLLNAASKLAFIGWGVGVASWNFTGFSGHAMFSAAIYPLLLVTLVARCSPGWHKAALGLGLVLAAGVALSRVMVNAHSVSEVVLGWLLGSGVTLLAMSRPALQSARWHLYVPTLLALWMVLAPLLAPPAPTHWMVTRLALLLSGRTQPYTRLDLTRELRPLPPAPLPQATVPG, from the coding sequence ATGTCTGAGACCGCTTTCCCCATCTACTGGCATGTGATCACCCGTTTTGGTGAGGTACAAACCTTGTTGCCAGCGGCGTTGTGGGTGTGCCTGGCCTTGTTGCGCTCGCAGGCCACGCGGGTTTTGGCCTACAGGTGGTTGTTCTTCCTGGCGCTGGTCACGCTGTTGAATGCCGCTTCCAAGCTGGCGTTCATCGGCTGGGGCGTGGGGGTGGCCAGCTGGAACTTCACCGGTTTTTCGGGCCACGCCATGTTCTCGGCGGCGATTTACCCGCTGTTGCTGGTCACGCTGGTGGCCCGGTGTTCACCGGGCTGGCACAAGGCGGCGCTGGGTCTTGGCCTGGTGCTGGCCGCTGGGGTGGCGCTGTCGCGGGTGATGGTGAATGCCCATTCGGTGTCTGAGGTGGTGCTGGGCTGGCTTCTGGGCAGTGGGGTGACGCTGTTGGCCATGTCCCGACCCGCTCTGCAAAGTGCACGCTGGCATCTGTATGTGCCGACGCTGCTGGCACTCTGGATGGTGCTGGCGCCGCTGCTGGCGCCACCCGCGCCAACCCATTGGATGGTGACCCGGCTGGCGTTGCTGCTGTCCGGGCGCACGCAGCCCTACACCCGGCTTGATCTGACGCGGGAGCTGCGCCCGCTGCCACCGGCACCGCTGCCTCAAGCCACGGTGCCGGGCTGA
- a CDS encoding 3-(methylthio)propionyl-CoA ligase has product MLGLMQNQALTISSLIDFAERHHGDGEIVSRRVEGDIHRYTYRQVAQRARQLANGLDTLGVQMGERVGSIAWNGYRHLEMYFGVSGSGRVLHTINPRMHPDQIAWVIHHAQDQLLCFDLTFLPIVQAIHSRCPSVKHWVALCDADKLPANSGIPGLLSYEALLARQPETFTWPDLDENTASSMCYTSGTTGNPKAALYSHRSTVLHAYAAALPDVMCISARDAILPVVPMFHVNAWGIPYSAALTGAKLVFPGPGLDGKSVYELIESEQVTYAAGVPTVWQMLLSHVQGKGLRFSSLKRTVIGGSACPPAMISAFNDQFGVEVLHAWGMTEMSPLGTLCTLKNKHQHLSEDEKMKVRLKQGRALYGIDMKIVDGDGAELPWDGHTCGDLLVKGPWVIREYYQGEGDTQAVRPLVDGWFPTGDVASIDADGYMQITDRSKDLIKSGGEWISSIDIENIAVAHPAVALAACVGMKHPKWDERPVVVVVRKPGLDVSREELLAFYAGKAAKWQVPDDVIFLEAIPMGATGKMQKSKLRELLKDYVLPDLR; this is encoded by the coding sequence ATGTTGGGATTGATGCAAAACCAGGCGCTGACGATTTCGTCCCTGATCGACTTTGCCGAGCGCCACCATGGCGACGGCGAGATCGTCTCGCGCCGGGTCGAAGGTGACATCCACCGCTACACCTACCGCCAGGTGGCGCAGCGCGCACGCCAGTTGGCCAATGGGCTGGATACCCTGGGTGTCCAGATGGGTGAACGTGTTGGCTCGATCGCGTGGAATGGTTACCGTCATCTGGAGATGTATTTTGGTGTCAGCGGCTCGGGCCGGGTCTTGCACACCATCAACCCACGCATGCACCCGGACCAGATCGCCTGGGTGATCCACCATGCGCAGGACCAGTTGCTGTGTTTTGACCTCACGTTTTTGCCCATCGTCCAGGCCATCCACAGCCGATGCCCGAGCGTCAAACACTGGGTGGCGCTGTGTGACGCCGACAAGCTGCCGGCCAACAGCGGCATCCCCGGTTTGCTGAGTTATGAGGCCCTGCTGGCGCGTCAGCCGGAGACCTTCACCTGGCCCGACCTCGACGAAAACACCGCATCAAGCATGTGTTACACCAGCGGCACCACCGGCAACCCCAAGGCCGCGCTCTACAGCCACCGCTCCACCGTGTTGCATGCCTACGCTGCCGCACTGCCCGATGTGATGTGTATCTCGGCGCGTGACGCGATCCTGCCGGTGGTGCCGATGTTTCACGTCAACGCCTGGGGTATCCCGTACTCGGCCGCACTCACCGGTGCCAAGCTGGTGTTTCCGGGGCCGGGGCTGGACGGCAAGTCGGTCTACGAGCTGATCGAGTCGGAGCAGGTGACGTATGCCGCCGGTGTGCCCACCGTGTGGCAGATGCTGCTGAGCCATGTGCAAGGCAAGGGCCTGAGGTTTTCCAGTCTGAAACGCACGGTGATTGGTGGCTCGGCCTGTCCGCCCGCGATGATCAGCGCGTTCAACGACCAGTTTGGTGTGGAGGTGTTGCACGCCTGGGGCATGACCGAGATGAGCCCCTTGGGCACACTGTGCACTCTGAAAAACAAACACCAGCACCTGTCGGAGGACGAGAAGATGAAGGTGCGCCTGAAACAGGGGCGAGCCCTCTACGGCATCGACATGAAGATCGTCGACGGCGACGGTGCCGAACTGCCTTGGGACGGCCACACCTGTGGCGACCTGCTGGTCAAAGGGCCATGGGTGATCCGCGAGTATTACCAGGGTGAGGGTGACACCCAGGCGGTCAGGCCGCTGGTGGACGGCTGGTTTCCCACGGGGGATGTGGCCAGCATCGATGCCGATGGCTACATGCAGATCACCGACCGCAGCAAGGACTTGATCAAGTCGGGTGGTGAGTGGATCAGCTCGATCGACATCGAAAACATCGCTGTCGCCCACCCGGCGGTTGCCTTGGCGGCCTGTGTGGGCATGAAACACCCCAAGTGGGACGAACGCCCGGTGGTGGTGGTGGTCAGGAAGCCCGGTCTGGACGTGTCGCGTGAGGAGCTGCTGGCCTTTTACGCGGGCAAGGCGGCCAAGTGGCAGGTGCCCGACGATGTGATCTTTCTGGAGGCCATTCCGATGGGTGCCACCGGCAAGATGCAAAAGAGCAAGCTGCGCGAGCTGCTCAAAGACTATGTGTTGCCCGACCTGCGTTGA
- a CDS encoding DUF3096 domain-containing protein gives MNIHLSLTPLISLLAGILILIMPRLLNTIVAVYLIAIGLIGLFGAGGLRLG, from the coding sequence ATGAACATCCACCTGAGCCTCACCCCCCTGATTTCGCTGCTGGCCGGCATCCTGATCCTGATCATGCCCCGGCTGCTGAACACCATCGTGGCGGTCTACCTGATTGCGATTGGCCTGATTGGCCTGTTTGGTGCGGGCGGCTTGCGCCTGGGCTAA
- a CDS encoding septation protein A, giving the protein MKILIDFFPILLFFGAFKFYDIYVGTAVLMAATVLQMALIYGIDRKLTAMHKITLALILVFGTLTLVLHDERFIKWKPTVLYGAMAIALALAVWVYKKNFLKSLLGSQLSLPEPVWMRLNGLWVGYSAFMAFINAYVAAYFSTEAWVDFKIWGYVFPVVFLVGQGIYISRYLTEEKSEPTP; this is encoded by the coding sequence ATGAAAATCCTCATCGACTTCTTCCCGATCCTGCTGTTTTTCGGCGCCTTCAAGTTCTACGACATCTATGTGGGCACGGCGGTGCTGATGGCCGCCACCGTGCTGCAGATGGCGCTGATCTACGGCATCGACCGCAAACTGACCGCCATGCACAAGATCACGCTGGCCTTGATCCTGGTATTTGGCACCTTGACCCTGGTTTTGCACGATGAGCGTTTCATCAAATGGAAACCCACCGTGTTGTACGGTGCCATGGCGATTGCGCTGGCCTTGGCCGTGTGGGTCTACAAGAAAAACTTTCTCAAGTCGCTGCTGGGCAGCCAGCTGAGCCTGCCCGAGCCGGTGTGGATGCGCCTGAACGGGTTGTGGGTGGGCTACAGTGCCTTCATGGCGTTCATCAACGCTTATGTGGCGGCGTATTTCAGCACCGAGGCCTGGGTCGACTTCAAAATCTGGGGTTATGTGTTCCCGGTGGTGTTTCTGGTGGGCCAGGGTATCTACATCTCGCGTTACCTGACCGAGGAGAAAAGCGAGCCCACACCATGA
- a CDS encoding branched-chain amino acid ABC transporter permease yields MPVTELGASRHRQTRLLWGGYALALMLAPLLWDSSLGQSLLSQIGIAIIVCLSYNLLLGQGGLVSFGHAVYSGMGAYLAMHTLNRVSGGWPLPVSLIPLAGGLGSVLLALLLGWVSTRRAGTAFAMITFGVGELIWASALVLPGFFGGEGGLSGNRVVGGAPLELTFGPQIQLYYLIAAYTLVCTALMYALTQTPLGRLLNAVRDNPERVAFIGYNPQWVRYLVFVMSAFFAGIAGGLSALHYEMVSADVLSAHRSGLLLLFTFVGGSTLFVGPILGAVLMVLALGVLPGLTPAWLLYLGVLFVVVVMLAPGGLAALVLRAWQSAGQGGWRVLWPWRLALFVSFLIAITPVLAGVEMLYRLQQVDMLGPHLLFLGLPLDVLSPLSWLAAAAVGSLGGGLCWLSNTVLAHKGVS; encoded by the coding sequence ATGCCAGTTACTGAGTTGGGGGCCAGCCGCCATCGCCAGACGCGGCTGCTGTGGGGCGGCTACGCACTGGCCCTGATGCTGGCGCCGCTGCTGTGGGACAGCAGCCTGGGCCAGTCCTTGCTGAGCCAGATCGGCATCGCGATCATCGTCTGCCTGAGTTACAACCTGCTGCTGGGACAGGGCGGGCTGGTGAGTTTTGGCCATGCGGTGTATTCGGGCATGGGTGCTTATTTGGCCATGCACACACTCAACCGCGTCAGTGGTGGCTGGCCGCTGCCGGTGAGCCTGATCCCGCTGGCCGGTGGCCTGGGCAGTGTGCTTCTGGCGCTGCTGCTGGGCTGGGTCAGCACCCGGCGCGCGGGCACCGCGTTTGCCATGATCACTTTTGGAGTGGGTGAGCTGATCTGGGCGAGCGCGCTGGTGTTGCCGGGGTTTTTTGGCGGGGAGGGGGGACTCTCGGGCAACCGGGTGGTGGGTGGTGCGCCGCTGGAGCTGACTTTTGGCCCGCAAATCCAGCTCTACTACCTGATTGCGGCCTACACCCTGGTCTGCACCGCGCTGATGTACGCCCTGACCCAGACGCCGCTGGGGCGCCTGCTCAACGCGGTGCGCGACAACCCGGAGCGTGTCGCCTTCATTGGCTACAACCCGCAGTGGGTCCGCTACCTGGTCTTCGTGATGTCAGCCTTTTTTGCCGGTATCGCAGGTGGTTTGTCGGCCTTGCACTATGAAATGGTGAGCGCCGATGTGCTCTCGGCGCACCGCTCTGGCCTGCTGCTGCTGTTCACCTTTGTGGGCGGCAGCACCCTGTTTGTCGGCCCGATCCTGGGCGCGGTGCTGATGGTGCTGGCACTCGGTGTCTTGCCTGGCCTGACCCCGGCCTGGCTGCTGTACCTGGGCGTGTTGTTTGTGGTGGTGGTGATGTTGGCCCCCGGTGGTCTGGCGGCGCTGGTGCTGCGCGCTTGGCAAAGCGCCGGGCAGGGCGGCTGGCGAGTTTTGTGGCCCTGGCGCCTGGCGTTGTTTGTCTCATTTTTGATAGCTATCACCCCTGTATTGGCGGGGGTTGAGATGCTTTATCGCTTGCAACAGGTGGACATGCTGGGTCCCCATCTGCTCTTCTTGGGTCTGCCCTTGGATGTGTTGAGCCCGTTGAGTTGGCTGGCTGCGGCGGCTGTGGGCTCCTTGGGTGGGGGGCTGTGCTGGCTGAGCAACACTGTGCTGGCGCACAAGGGGGTGTCATGA